A window from Vulcanimicrobium alpinum encodes these proteins:
- the eno gene encoding phosphopyruvate hydratase, whose amino-acid sequence MSIESLRGQGRPLIESVRAREVLDSRGNPTVAVAVATSFGAVEEAMVPSGASTGAHEAVGKRDGDKKRYNGKGVLQAVGAVNEIIGPALEGLDATSQREIDRTLIELDGTPNKANLGANALLGVSLAVARAAAISLGVPLYRYLGGPSAATLPVPMMNVINGGKHAEGALQFQECMIVPVGAATIADAVRCGAEIFHTLGKMLHDAGHQTLVGDEGGYAPKLDSIDEALALLVQTIEKAGYRPGTEVAIALDAASTEFYRDGTYWPHKPDDHPFDAAQMVALYDGLCKNYPIVSIEDGLAEDDWEGWQLLTKTLGARVQLVGDDLFVTNVERLQRGIREGSGNAILVKVNQIGTLTETLDAVETAHKAGYRAVISHRSGETEDTTISDLAVATGAGQIKTGSLARSDRTAKYNRLMAIAEELGASTARYPGRSAFAALTRA is encoded by the coding sequence ATGTCGATCGAGTCGCTGCGCGGGCAAGGGCGTCCGCTCATCGAAAGCGTGCGCGCACGCGAAGTGCTGGATTCGCGCGGCAATCCCACCGTCGCCGTCGCGGTCGCGACGTCGTTCGGCGCGGTGGAAGAAGCGATGGTGCCGTCGGGCGCGTCGACCGGCGCGCACGAAGCGGTGGGGAAGCGCGACGGCGACAAAAAGCGCTATAACGGCAAAGGCGTCCTGCAGGCCGTCGGCGCGGTGAACGAGATCATCGGCCCCGCGCTCGAAGGTCTCGACGCGACGTCGCAGCGGGAGATCGATCGCACCTTAATCGAACTGGACGGAACGCCGAACAAAGCGAACCTCGGCGCGAACGCGCTGCTCGGGGTCTCGCTCGCCGTCGCGCGCGCGGCGGCCATCTCGCTCGGCGTGCCGCTGTACCGCTATCTCGGCGGCCCGTCGGCGGCGACGCTGCCGGTTCCGATGATGAACGTGATCAACGGCGGCAAGCACGCCGAAGGCGCGCTGCAGTTCCAGGAATGCATGATCGTCCCCGTCGGCGCCGCGACGATCGCCGACGCGGTGCGCTGCGGCGCGGAGATCTTTCACACGCTCGGCAAGATGCTGCACGACGCCGGCCATCAAACCCTGGTCGGCGACGAAGGCGGCTACGCGCCGAAGCTCGACTCGATCGACGAAGCGCTCGCGCTGCTGGTGCAGACGATCGAAAAGGCCGGCTATCGGCCCGGCACCGAGGTTGCGATCGCGCTCGACGCGGCGTCGACCGAATTCTATCGCGACGGCACGTACTGGCCGCACAAGCCCGACGACCATCCGTTCGACGCGGCGCAGATGGTCGCGCTCTACGACGGGTTGTGCAAGAACTATCCGATCGTTTCGATCGAAGACGGCCTCGCCGAAGACGATTGGGAAGGCTGGCAGCTGCTGACCAAGACGCTCGGCGCGCGCGTCCAGCTCGTCGGCGACGATCTCTTCGTCACCAACGTCGAGCGCCTGCAGCGCGGGATACGTGAGGGCTCCGGCAACGCGATCCTCGTGAAGGTCAACCAGATCGGGACGCTCACCGAGACGCTCGATGCGGTGGAGACGGCGCACAAAGCCGGCTATCGCGCCGTGATCTCGCATCGTTCCGGCGAGACCGAAGACACGACGATCAGCGATCTCGCGGTGGCGACCGGTGCCGGGCAGATCAAGACCGGTTCGCTCGCCCGCAGCGACCGCACCGCGAAATACAACCGCCTGATGGCGATCGCCGAAGAACTCGGCGCGTCGACGGCGCGCTACCCGGGCCGCTCGGCGTTTGCAGCGTTGACGCGAGCCTGA
- a CDS encoding helix-turn-helix transcriptional regulator — translation MAEPQEAEDLAAAGRFDDALRAAARAAEATAEPGGAVSWAQAGLFAAAIGKRGESAKAMQRSRALLRAHPHGADALTTRAYLALATIVLGHDARARSAIAGLRGEAHRGDEAANALADATQSFRERYGGHADGAVDLEQPLRALDDAGRASLVRVIRALPERAPERGKVALLSKAEKRVLLLAAGGATSKEIAAELGRSSQTVDVHIRSICRKLGVSGRRQAVVAAIRQGLIAERRSR, via the coding sequence ATGGCGGAACCCCAAGAAGCGGAAGATCTCGCGGCGGCCGGGCGCTTCGACGACGCGCTGCGGGCTGCCGCCCGTGCCGCCGAAGCGACAGCGGAACCCGGCGGTGCGGTGTCGTGGGCGCAGGCCGGCCTCTTCGCGGCAGCGATCGGAAAGCGCGGCGAGAGCGCGAAGGCGATGCAGCGGAGCCGCGCGCTCCTGCGCGCGCACCCGCACGGCGCCGATGCGCTCACGACGCGCGCGTATCTCGCGCTGGCAACGATCGTACTAGGCCACGATGCGCGCGCGCGCAGCGCGATCGCCGGCCTGCGCGGCGAAGCGCACCGGGGCGACGAAGCAGCCAACGCGCTCGCCGATGCGACGCAGTCCTTTCGCGAACGGTACGGCGGGCACGCCGACGGCGCCGTCGACCTCGAACAGCCGCTGCGCGCGCTCGATGATGCCGGACGCGCGTCGCTCGTGCGCGTGATCCGCGCGCTCCCGGAGCGCGCTCCCGAGCGCGGCAAAGTGGCGCTGCTGAGCAAAGCGGAGAAACGCGTGCTGCTGCTCGCCGCCGGCGGCGCGACCAGCAAGGAGATCGCCGCCGAACTCGGCCGCAGTTCCCAGACCGTCGACGTGCACATCCGCAGCATCTGCCGCAAACTCGGCGTCAGCGGCCGCCGCCAGGCGGTCGTCGCCGCGATCCGCCAGGGCCTCATCGCCGAACGCCGCTCGCGCTGA
- a CDS encoding IS3 family transposase (programmed frameshift): MRKSRFTETQIVSILREHDAGASFIELGRRHGVHPNTISAWKSRYGGMQSSEIARGRVLEDENGRMKRIIANLSLENDAMKELIAQKLLGPSQRKAAVRALQDLGVSQRAACRIARCPRSVAQYRVRRTDDPALLERLKALAAERRRFGYRRLTIMLRREGFVVNHKRVHRIYRNAGLQLRSRRKRGVRYVRGNVVPPVTRPNERWSLDFVHDALSNGRKFRSLTIIDDFTRESIGIEVDFSLTGERVVRVLSRLAQERGLPPTLKFDNGTEFTSNAMLGWAARVNVELHFIEPGKPTQNGSVESFNGRFRDELLNEHAFPTLFHARTAIEAWRVDYNHRRPHTALGGLTPAEFIEHHRTTPNSRLSAA; encoded by the exons ATGCGGAAGTCCCGCTTCACCGAGACGCAGATCGTCTCGATCCTCCGAGAACACGACGCCGGCGCCTCGTTCATCGAGCTCGGCCGTCGACACGGCGTTCATCCGAACACCATCTCCGCCTGGAAATCCCGGTACGGCGGCATGCAGAGCAGCGAGATCGCCCGCGGTCGCGTGCTCGAAGACGAGAACGGGCGCATGAAGCGCATCATCGCGAACCTTTCGCTCGAGAACGACGCGATGAAAGAGCTAATCGC GCAAAAACTCCTGGGGCCCTCGCAGCGAAAAGCCGCGGTGAGGGCCCTGCAAGACCTCGGTGTGAGCCAACGCGCCGCATGCCGCATCGCGCGTTGTCCGCGATCCGTCGCGCAGTATCGCGTGCGGCGGACGGACGATCCGGCGTTGCTCGAGCGGCTCAAGGCGCTCGCCGCAGAACGCCGTCGGTTCGGCTACCGCCGGCTCACGATCATGCTGCGCCGCGAAGGCTTCGTCGTGAACCACAAGCGAGTTCATCGGATCTATCGCAACGCTGGTCTACAGCTGCGCAGTCGACGTAAGCGTGGCGTACGATACGTCCGTGGCAACGTCGTGCCGCCGGTCACGCGGCCGAACGAACGCTGGTCGCTCGACTTCGTACACGACGCGCTTAGCAACGGGCGAAAGTTTCGCTCGCTGACGATTATCGACGACTTCACCCGAGAGTCGATCGGCATCGAAGTCGACTTCTCGCTCACCGGCGAGCGTGTCGTGCGCGTGCTCTCACGTCTCGCGCAAGAGCGCGGTCTACCGCCGACGCTCAAGTTCGACAACGGAACCGAGTTCACGAGCAACGCGATGCTCGGCTGGGCCGCGCGGGTCAACGTTGAGCTGCACTTTATCGAACCCGGCAAGCCGACTCAGAACGGCAGCGTCGAGAGCTTTAACGGACGTTTCCGAGACGAGTTACTCAACGAGCACGCCTTTCCCACGCTCTTCCACGCTCGCACCGCGATCGAAGCATGGCGTGTCGATTACAACCATCGCCGACCCCACACCGCGCTCGGCGGCTTGACGCCGGCCGAGTTCATCGAGCATCATCGCACTACCCCAAACTCACGGTTATCCGCGGCCTGA
- a CDS encoding biotin--[acetyl-CoA-carboxylase] ligase — MPIESEPLLNVERVRGALAGTSFADVRYVRETGSTNDDAAALLGDPAAAGRTLVAEFQTAGKGRKAGRAWIAPAGSALLFTAVLPQAVPASALWAVPFWTALAVADGVEEGSGVRLDLRWPNDCDLRGRKVAGILCVSRIVGATAWVGCGVGINLRRPDDPAVAAIEPAPAYLSDAAPDVERETVLAAILGAMDGLLDVLERPDDAAGAWEERAALRGTRYRLRLDADGSEIDGAAQSLDREGGLVVATAHGIRTVHLGDARVIPPSP, encoded by the coding sequence GTGCCAATCGAAAGCGAACCTCTCCTGAACGTCGAGCGCGTCCGCGGCGCGCTCGCGGGCACGTCGTTCGCCGACGTGCGCTACGTGCGCGAGACCGGGAGCACGAACGACGACGCGGCGGCCCTGCTCGGCGATCCCGCCGCAGCGGGACGCACGCTCGTCGCGGAGTTCCAAACGGCCGGCAAAGGACGCAAGGCCGGACGCGCGTGGATCGCGCCGGCGGGGAGCGCGCTGCTGTTCACGGCCGTGCTGCCGCAGGCGGTGCCGGCCTCGGCGCTGTGGGCCGTTCCGTTCTGGACGGCGCTGGCAGTCGCCGACGGCGTCGAGGAAGGGAGCGGGGTGCGGCTGGACCTGCGCTGGCCCAACGACTGCGATCTGCGCGGACGGAAGGTCGCCGGGATCCTCTGCGTCTCGCGGATCGTCGGCGCGACCGCGTGGGTCGGCTGCGGCGTGGGGATCAACCTTCGCCGTCCGGACGACCCCGCGGTCGCCGCGATCGAACCGGCGCCCGCGTATCTCTCCGACGCCGCGCCCGACGTGGAACGCGAAACCGTGCTCGCCGCGATCCTCGGCGCGATGGACGGACTCCTCGACGTGCTCGAACGGCCCGACGACGCGGCGGGCGCGTGGGAGGAACGCGCGGCGCTGCGCGGGACGCGCTACCGGCTGCGGCTCGACGCCGACGGCAGCGAGATCGACGGCGCGGCGCAGTCGCTCGACCGCGAAGGCGGGCTTGTCGTCGCGACGGCGCACGGAATACGTACCGTGCACCTCGGCGACGCGCGGGTCATCCCTCCGTCACCCTGA
- the ndk gene encoding nucleoside-diphosphate kinase, with amino-acid sequence MAVERTLILAKADAVVRGLVGEILARFERRGYTILGLKLMHVTQDQAKRHYAEHDGKPFFPGLVDYITATPIVAMVIEGEDAIEGCRATIGATNPIKATPGTIRGDYGQTIGRNLAHGSDSPESAQREVAIFFNDQELFPRAHVLGDWISAK; translated from the coding sequence ATGGCAGTCGAACGAACCTTGATCCTCGCAAAAGCCGACGCGGTGGTCCGCGGACTGGTCGGGGAGATTCTCGCGCGCTTCGAGCGCCGCGGTTACACGATCCTCGGTCTGAAGCTGATGCACGTGACGCAGGATCAGGCAAAGCGCCACTATGCCGAACACGACGGCAAGCCGTTCTTCCCGGGCCTGGTCGACTACATCACCGCGACGCCGATCGTCGCGATGGTGATCGAAGGAGAAGATGCGATCGAGGGCTGCCGCGCGACGATCGGCGCGACGAACCCGATCAAGGCGACGCCCGGAACGATCCGCGGCGACTACGGTCAGACGATCGGCCGCAACCTCGCGCACGGTTCCGACTCGCCGGAGTCGGCGCAGCGCGAGGTCGCGATTTTCTTCAACGATCAGGAGCTCTTCCCGCGCGCCCACGTCCTCGGCGACTGGATCTCGGCGAAGTAA